A genomic region of Papaver somniferum cultivar HN1 chromosome 7, ASM357369v1, whole genome shotgun sequence contains the following coding sequences:
- the LOC113297564 gene encoding thylakoid lumenal 29 kDa protein, chloroplastic-like — protein sequence MAVARFSFLSNLSSLVPISSQSQSSPSPKFSTGKICCRKTEAVIENGDGSISRRDVLKCLGATISIVSSGSFIETAVAADLIQLRQRSDFLSKVKSSLYTNIKANPELIPSLLTLALNDAMTYDKATKSGGPNGSIRFSAELSRPENEGLSAALNFLEETKKEIDAYSKGGPISYADLIQYAAQSAVKNTFLSAATRKAGGNEEKGNLLYTAYGSAGQWGLFDKTLGRSDTQEVDPEGRVPQWQKASVQEMKDKFIAVGFGPRQLAVMSAFLGPDQLATETLLASDPEVSPWVEKYQRSRESVSQTNYEVDLITTLTKLSCLGQKINYEAYSYPIKKVDFSKLKL from the exons ATGGCAGTTGCAAGATTTTCGTTCCTCTCGAATCTGTCATCATTGGTCCCAATATCTTCCCAGTCACAATCATCACCATCACCTAAATTCTCCACT ggaaaaatcTGCTGCCGGAAAACTGAAGCTGTCATTGAGAATGGAGATGGGTCAATCAGTCGAAGAGACGTTCTCAAATGCTTGGGTGCAACAATTAGCATT GTGAGCTCAGGATCTTTCATAGAGACAGCAGTGGCTGCTGATTTGATCCAGCTAAGACAGCGATCAGATTTCTTGT CGAAAGTTAAAAGCTCTCTATACACAAATATAAAG GCAAACCCAGAGCTCATTCCTTCTTTATTAACTCTAGCACTTAATGATGCAATGACTTATGACAAG GCAACAAAATCTGGAGGACCCAATGGGTCAATTCGTTTCAG TGCAGAGCTAAGCAGACCTGAAAATGAAGGACTTTCTGCTGCTTTGAATTTTTTAGAGGAAACAAAGAAGGAGATAGATGCCTACTCAAAGGGTGGACCGATTTCATATGCAGATCTCATCCAGTATGCAG CACAATCGGCAGTGAAGAATACATTTCTAAGTGCTGCAACTCGGAAGGCCGGAggtaatgaagaaaaaggaaatttaTTGTATACAGCGTATGGGTCAGCTGGCCAG TGGGGTTTGTTCGATAAGACGTTGGGACGTTCAGATACACAAGAGGTGGATCCAGAGGGAAGAGTTCCACAATGGCAGAAAGCATCTGTTCAAGAAATGAAAGACAAGTTTATAGCAGTTGGCTTTGGCCCCCGTCAG TTAGCTGTGATGTCTGCATTCCTAGGCCCTGATCAGTTGGCGACAGAGACGCTTCTGGCATCCGACCCAGAAGTTTCGCCGTGGGTTGAAAAGTACCAACGTAGCCGAGAATCAGTTTCCCAGACTAATTACGAG GTGGACCTTATAACTACTCTCACAAAACTTAGTTGCCTGGGGCAAAAGATCAATTACGAAGCATACTCATATCCCATCAAGAAAGTCGATTTCAGCAAACTCAAACTGTAG